The region CTCCCGCCCCGCCTCCCGGTGCACGCGGGTGCGCCAGATCTTGAGCGGCCCCTCGACCTCCGGGTGGCGCGTCCGGGCCCCGATGTGCGGCGAGAGGGCCCGCACCTGGTCGTGCACCCGCCGGGCGTCCCGGGACCAGTCTATCTCCTGGTCCTGGCGCGTGATCCTGGGGGCGTAGCTCGCGCGGGAGCTGTCCTGTCGGGTGAGGTTGAGAGTTCCGGACTCGAGGCGATCCAGAACCTCTACCAGAGCTTCAGCTCCGACCCGGGCGAGGAGGTCGGCGAGCTCTCCCCCGGTCATGTCTGGCGGGATGGGGACCCTGCGCTGGAGCGCCACGGGCCCGGTGTCCAGCCCCTCGTCCATGCGGATGACGGTGACGCCGGTCTCCCTCTCGCCGTCCATGATGGCCCGCTCAACGGGGGCGGCGCCGCGGTAGGCGGGCAGGAGCGAGGCGTGCACGTTGTATGCGCCGTGGCGGGCGGCGTAGAGGGTATCGGGGCGCAGAATCTGGCCGTAGGCCGCGACCACGAGCGCGTCGTGGCGCGAGATCTCGCCGGCGGCCTCGGAGATGCTGGCGGGCTGGAGGAGCGGGAGCCCGGCCTCGCGGGCGAGGAGGGCGACCGGCGGGGAGGCGGTGCGCCGGCCCCGCCCGCGGGGGGCGTCCGGCTGAGAGATCACGAGCCCCACCTCGTGCCCGGAGCCCAGGAGGCCCCTGAGCACGGTGGCGGCGAACTCCGGCGTGCCGGCGAAGGCCACCCGCAAGCCTTAATCCCTCAGCGGCTCTTCAGCATCCGCTCGCGCAGCTCGCGCAGCGCCGCCCGGCGGGTCTCCCGGTCCACCCGGTCGAGGATGAGGACGCCGTCCAGGTGGTCCGTCTCGTGCTGCAGAACCCGCGCCAGGAGCCCCTCGGCCTCTATCCGGAGGGGGGAACCGTCGAGGTTCTGCCCGGTGAGGACCACGGCCGCCGGGCGCTCCACCTCGACCCGCACGCCGGGTATGGAGAGGCAGCCCTCCTCGGCCCGCTCGGTCCGCTCCGAGGCCTCCTCGATGGCGGGGTTGACGACCACCAGCCGCCGGTCCTCCACCTCGGCGACGAAGATCCGCTTGAGCCGCCCGACCTGGTTGGCCGCCAGGCCCACGCCCTCGTGCTCCCGCATGGTCTCGAACATCTCCTCGGCGAGCCGGGCGAGCGCCCCGTCGAAGGTCTTCACCGGGGCGGCCCGGGACTTGAGCACCGGGTCGCCGAAAGTCCGCATCTCAAGCGCCAATCCCTAAACCTCCTCGGGATCCACCTCAACACGCACCCTCAGGCCGCTCTCCCGGGAGAGCCGCAGCGCGGCCCTCCGCCCGGCGCGGGCCGCCGCGGCGGGCTCCCGGGACCTGAGCAGGACCCTCCAGGCGGATGGCCCGCCGGCCGGAGGGGCGGGCACCGGCCCCCGCAGCTCCACTCCCGGCCGCAGGGCGGGCCGCACCAGTGATTCTACCGCACGGCGCACCTCCTCCTCCCGCCCGTGCAGCGTGATCGCGACGAGCCCGCCAAAGGGCGGGTAGCCGAGCGCCCGCAGGCGCCCGAGCTCCGCGCGCGCGAAGGAGGGGTAGTCGTCTTCCACCGCGGCCCTCAGGGTGGGGTCGTCCGGGTGCCTGGTCTGTATTATGAGCATGGAGCGGGCGGACTCGGCGGCCCGGTGGAGGAGCCGGAAGGCCCGCTCGCGGGCTCTGGCGGCGGCCCCGAGGAGCAGGTGGTCCGCGTCGGGGACCACCACGCGGTCCCACTCCCGGGAGAGGAGGGGGCGGGGCGTGCCCACGACCACGGGGGCCTCCTCCGCGCGGACGCTCCGGCCGCCGGCCAGGAGGCCGGGCTCCGCGCCGAGAGAGCGGGAGAGCTCCTGCCGCAGGCGCTCGACGGCGAGCCCCGAGGGGCTGAGGCGCGCAGATCCGCAGCCCGGGCACCGGTCGCGGGGGGGCTGGCGGCCGCCGCAGCGGGGGCAGGACAGGCCGTCGGCCAGCGCGAGGTCGCAGCGGGGGCAGCGGAGGGGGGCTCCGCAGCCGTTGCAGACCACCGCCGCAGCGTACCCCAGCCGGTTCCCGACCACCCCGACCCTGCGGCCCGCCCGCAGGGCGCTGCGGCAGGCCTCGAGCGCGACCCGGCTCAGCGGGGCGCCGGAGCCGCGCATGTCCACGATGCGCACCGCTGGCCAGCGCTCCGGCGGGCGCGGGGGGAGCTCGCGCAGCCCCGGGCGGCCGTAGAGCGAGAGGGAGGGGCAGCTCGCGAGGAAGAGCGCGCCCCCCTCCTCCGCCGCGGCGCGCAGCCGCACGAGCTCCCTCACGTGCAGGGGGACGCCCTCGTAGCCCGGCCCTGCGCGGTGCGCCTCGTTCGGCTCGTCCACCACGCACAGCAGCGGCCGGGGGCGGCCGAGCGGGATCAGGGCGGCCGCGCGCGTCCCCACCAGCACGTCGAGGCTCCCCGCCGCCGCGGCCCGGTAGACGGCGGACCGGGATCTCCCCATCCCCGCGTGGTAGGGCGCCACCGAGGCCCCCCTCGGGAGCACCCGCCGCACCGCCTCCACCACCGGCTCCAACCCCTCCACCTCCGGGAGCAGGACGAGCGCCTGCCGGCCCGAGGAGACCGCCGCGGCGGCGAGGGCCGCGGCCGCCGCCGGGTGGGTGCGGGAGGGCGACCTCCACAGCCAGAGCCCCCCCTGCAGCGCCCCGCGCGCGGCGCCGGCGGCGGCCGCGTCGGGCGGGTCCGGGCCGAGCCCCTCCAGCAGCGGGGGGGGCTCAGGCACCCGCAGGAGGCGGAGCGCCCCGCGCGCGGCGAGCGCGCGCAGGCTCTGGCGGGAGGCGGGGGCCTCCCGCAGCAGCTCGTCCGTCCGGCACCGGCCGCCGCGGGCGCGCAGGGCCTCCAGCAGCGCGCGCTGGCGGGGCGCCCGCCGCAGGTCCGGCGGGGGGCCGGGCGAGAGGGCCGCGACCTCCACGGTCCGCGGCTCCGGGAGCGAGGGGACGAGCTCCAGGCGCCCCGAGCCCTCCGCCTCGCGCAGCGCCGCGCCCAGGACACGGCGGGCGGCGGCGCGCGAGACCAACTCCCCCCGCCGCCACGGCCAGCCGGGGAGGGGCCCGCGCACCCGGTAGCCCGCTATGCCCAGCCCCGGCGGCAGGGCGGCCCGCAGCACCGGCGCCAGGGGCGCCGCGGCCTCCTCGCACACCCGGAGGCACAGCTCCACCGCCGCGGGGGGCAGCCGGAGGCCCTCCAGCACGCGCAGGATCTCCTCCCTCGCCCGGCCGTCGCCCTCCAGAAGGCCCACCACCACCCCCAGGCAGCCCCGGCCGGAGAGCCGGACGACCACCAGAAACCCCACACCAACCCCCCGGCGCAGCCTTTCTGGGACCAGGTAGCTCAGCGGGGGGAGGGCGTGGGTGTTCACGAGCAACGCGACGCGGGCGGCGCGGGGGAGGCGCAAGGCCCGCCTACAGCCCGGCCGCCCGGCGGAGCTCCTCCGCCCGGTTCGTCTCCTCCCAGGTAAAGCCGGGCTCGCGGCGGCCGAAGTGCCCGTAGGCGGCGGTGCGCGAGAAGACGGGGCGCCTGAGGTCCAGGTCGCGGATGATCGCGCCGGGGCGCAGGTCGAAGTGGTCCCGGATCAGCTCCCCTATCCTCGCCGGGTCC is a window of Rubrobacter xylanophilus DSM 9941 DNA encoding:
- the fmt gene encoding methionyl-tRNA formyltransferase, with translation MAFAGTPEFAATVLRGLLGSGHEVGLVISQPDAPRGRGRRTASPPVALLAREAGLPLLQPASISEAAGEISRHDALVVAAYGQILRPDTLYAARHGAYNVHASLLPAYRGAAPVERAIMDGERETGVTVIRMDEGLDTGPVALQRRVPIPPDMTGGELADLLARVGAEALVEVLDRLESGTLNLTRQDSSRASYAPRITRQDQEIDWSRDARRVHDQVRALSPHIGARTRHPEVEGPLKIWRTRVHREAGRELAPGELRAGDGRLFVGCESGVVEILELQLPGGRRLGAAEFLRGHSLTGALRR
- the def gene encoding peptide deformylase; this translates as MALEMRTFGDPVLKSRAAPVKTFDGALARLAEEMFETMREHEGVGLAANQVGRLKRIFVAEVEDRRLVVVNPAIEEASERTERAEEGCLSIPGVRVEVERPAAVVLTGQNLDGSPLRIEAEGLLARVLQHETDHLDGVLILDRVDRETRRAALRELRERMLKSR
- a CDS encoding primosomal protein N'; this encodes MRLPRAARVALLVNTHALPPLSYLVPERLRRGVGVGFLVVVRLSGRGCLGVVVGLLEGDGRAREEILRVLEGLRLPPAAVELCLRVCEEAAAPLAPVLRAALPPGLGIAGYRVRGPLPGWPWRRGELVSRAAARRVLGAALREAEGSGRLELVPSLPEPRTVEVAALSPGPPPDLRRAPRQRALLEALRARGGRCRTDELLREAPASRQSLRALAARGALRLLRVPEPPPLLEGLGPDPPDAAAAGAARGALQGGLWLWRSPSRTHPAAAAALAAAAVSSGRQALVLLPEVEGLEPVVEAVRRVLPRGASVAPYHAGMGRSRSAVYRAAAAGSLDVLVGTRAAALIPLGRPRPLLCVVDEPNEAHRAGPGYEGVPLHVRELVRLRAAAEEGGALFLASCPSLSLYGRPGLRELPPRPPERWPAVRIVDMRGSGAPLSRVALEACRSALRAGRRVGVVGNRLGYAAAVVCNGCGAPLRCPRCDLALADGLSCPRCGGRQPPRDRCPGCGSARLSPSGLAVERLRQELSRSLGAEPGLLAGGRSVRAEEAPVVVGTPRPLLSREWDRVVVPDADHLLLGAAARARERAFRLLHRAAESARSMLIIQTRHPDDPTLRAAVEDDYPSFARAELGRLRALGYPPFGGLVAITLHGREEEVRRAVESLVRPALRPGVELRGPVPAPPAGGPSAWRVLLRSREPAAAARAGRRAALRLSRESGLRVRVEVDPEEV